One window of Planctomycetaceae bacterium genomic DNA carries:
- a CDS encoding helix-hairpin-helix domain-containing protein codes for MPRRCEELIAEFGYERNVFGREDDRSIIGVLDDGGGEDSNTSGTVVKGKAREGELESGLTYRFYGYWTTHPKYGRQFAFQSFILAQPSGKQGTIAYLTRGPGIGPKRAAKLWDLYGSSALEVIRTDPARAAAECHGLTETKAREAAAYFQSHIAAEKTTQDLLELLSGMGTPRKLVDRLIERFGVKAAEKVKENPYSLIRFHGVGFGRSDRLYLQLGKDPAAPERLGWCAWHSLYSDRQGHTWLPVTVPERAIRDGVAGVQVDGVMMAGGLAWAIKAGHVAVRDEVVEGGGCRVVRRWMADGAKAAAETRLANCVWRAMVEDFSSKNERIAK; via the coding sequence ATGCCTCGCCGCTGCGAAGAATTGATCGCCGAGTTCGGATACGAGCGCAATGTCTTCGGTCGCGAAGACGACCGTTCCATCATCGGCGTGCTGGACGACGGCGGCGGCGAGGACTCGAATACCTCGGGAACGGTAGTGAAAGGGAAGGCCCGCGAGGGTGAATTGGAATCGGGACTCACCTACCGCTTCTACGGCTACTGGACCACGCATCCCAAGTATGGCCGGCAATTCGCCTTCCAGAGCTTTATCCTCGCTCAACCTTCCGGCAAGCAGGGGACAATCGCCTACCTGACGCGCGGTCCCGGCATCGGTCCGAAGCGTGCTGCGAAGCTCTGGGATCTCTACGGATCGAGCGCATTGGAAGTAATCAGGACCGATCCGGCTCGGGCGGCGGCGGAGTGCCACGGACTCACGGAAACCAAGGCACGGGAAGCCGCCGCCTATTTTCAGTCGCACATCGCGGCCGAGAAGACCACGCAAGACCTGCTGGAGCTGCTGAGCGGCATGGGGACGCCGCGGAAGCTGGTTGACCGGCTGATCGAGAGATTCGGGGTGAAGGCGGCCGAGAAGGTGAAAGAGAATCCCTACTCTTTGATTCGTTTCCATGGCGTGGGATTCGGACGGTCGGATCGACTCTACCTACAACTCGGCAAAGATCCCGCTGCCCCAGAACGCCTCGGCTGGTGTGCCTGGCATTCGCTCTATAGCGATCGGCAGGGGCACACCTGGCTGCCGGTGACAGTGCCGGAGCGAGCGATACGCGACGGCGTGGCCGGCGTGCAGGTCGATGGCGTGATGATGGCAGGTGGCCTGGCGTGGGCCATTAAGGCCGGCCACGTGGCCGTGAGGGACGAGGTGGTCGAGGGAGGCGGGTGCAGGGTGGTCAGGCGATGGATGGCGGATGGTGCGAAGGCGGCGGCCGAGACGAGGCTGGCGAATTGTGTTTGGCGAGCGATGGTGGAGGATTTCAGCAGCAAAAACGAAAGGATAGCAAAATGA